The Acanthopagrus latus isolate v.2019 chromosome 6, fAcaLat1.1, whole genome shotgun sequence genome includes a region encoding these proteins:
- the tusc2b gene encoding tumor suppressor 2, mitochondrial calcium regulator b, translating into MGGSGSKSKGFWPFSGSSSTDDPTKDGNEQSLTRGRSFLSGTPFVFTRRSSMFFDEDGDLAHEFYEETIVTKNGRKKAKLKRIYKNLTPQGIIKLEHPCIHVDFPVVLCEV; encoded by the exons atggGGGGTAGCGGCTCCAAATCCAAAGgattttggcctttttctggcTCAAGTAGTACGGACGATCCAACCAAAGATGGAAACGAGCAGTCGCTGACGAGAGGCCGAAGTTTCCTGAGTGGAACACCTTTTGTGTTTACTAGACGAAG CTCTATGTTCTTTGATGAAGATGGCGACTTGGCCCATGAGTTCTATGAAGAGACAATTGTGACAAAAAATGGACGTAAAAAAGCCAAGCTGAAGAGGATTTATAAAAATCTAACACCTCAG GGAATTATAAAGCTGGAACACCCTTGCATCCATGTAGATTTCCCAGTTGTCCTCTGTGAAGTCTGA